A region of Maridesulfovibrio sp. DNA encodes the following proteins:
- a CDS encoding 4'-phosphopantetheinyl transferase superfamily protein, translating into MNPSYQGICKKLISGSLFPDVVATAETTPHIANMYEQEWAIVAGAIDERKAEFCGGRICAHQALKKLGVLQGQILQNKDRSPLWPENVVGSISHTKGYCAAAVACARELKGIGLDLEIDSPLDWKLSGLVCSTNELARLKAYPPNERCKLAKIIFSVKEAAFKCQFPSTKEFIDYNQAEISLDVDKGSFRVEVMGKSLSTAEICSKIRGRYELAGGYIISGAVLYHNEN; encoded by the coding sequence ATGAATCCATCTTATCAGGGAATCTGTAAAAAATTAATTTCAGGATCATTATTTCCAGATGTTGTAGCAACAGCAGAAACAACTCCCCATATAGCTAATATGTATGAACAAGAATGGGCAATAGTCGCAGGAGCGATAGACGAGCGAAAGGCTGAATTTTGTGGAGGACGGATTTGTGCCCATCAAGCTTTAAAAAAACTCGGTGTGCTGCAAGGACAGATTCTGCAAAACAAAGATCGTTCCCCGCTCTGGCCGGAAAATGTGGTCGGTTCCATATCACATACTAAAGGGTATTGTGCCGCCGCTGTGGCCTGTGCCCGCGAGCTAAAAGGAATCGGCCTTGATCTGGAGATTGATTCGCCTCTTGATTGGAAACTTTCCGGGCTCGTTTGCTCCACTAATGAGCTGGCCCGGCTGAAAGCATATCCCCCCAATGAACGCTGCAAATTGGCAAAAATAATTTTCAGCGTCAAAGAGGCCGCTTTCAAATGCCAATTTCCGTCCACCAAGGAATTTATAGACTATAATCAGGCCGAAATTAGTCTGGACGTTGATAAGGGGTCTTTCCGGGTTGAGGTTATGGGGAAGTCTTTATCCACAGCTGAAATATGTTCAAAAATACGCGGAAGGTATGAGCTTGCCGGCGGCTATATAATTTCCGGGGCCGTTCTCTATCATAATGAAAATTAA
- a CDS encoding FtsX-like permease family protein, with protein sequence MLLVSLALRNIMRNKRRSFLTISAMVLSSAMLLLAIGVSAGKMHDMLASATDQYYGHIVISGNGYQKSRSIFTNFQLEPEQLKILAGLDFVKGYSPRLRGFGLLCRKDNSLPVEALGIRPEMEKNVTVLQDSLVAGKQLGNDPDGVLLGEGLARKLGVSPGDDLAFVSGASDGSVGNGILVVKGIFRTGNFRNDNELILLNLDWLQETLVLPDTVHSLAVSVQNPMQAKLIAAKLQNLFGNRFEVLDWSSFLPEIRDAIAISYVTNIIVMTIFYLATGLGIFNTFYMSVMERSYEFGILMALGTRPWQIRLLVLLETFFMGVIAVTLGVGLGLGINIYLQKVGIDLSGSVEPITYAGGTILPRIHASIDFFYQISAALFLLFVCIAAGFLPANRAAKLNPVQVIRGD encoded by the coding sequence ATGCTGCTCGTGTCTCTTGCCCTGCGCAATATCATGCGCAATAAACGCCGCTCCTTCTTGACCATCTCGGCAATGGTGCTTTCTTCCGCCATGCTGCTTTTGGCAATCGGGGTCTCGGCCGGTAAGATGCATGATATGCTCGCTTCAGCAACAGACCAGTATTATGGCCATATCGTCATTTCCGGCAACGGCTATCAGAAAAGCCGAAGTATATTTACAAATTTTCAGTTAGAACCGGAACAACTGAAAATTCTTGCAGGGCTGGATTTTGTTAAAGGCTATTCTCCAAGGTTGCGCGGTTTCGGGCTTCTCTGCCGTAAGGATAATTCTTTACCTGTTGAAGCATTGGGCATTCGTCCTGAGATGGAAAAAAATGTAACTGTCCTGCAGGACAGTCTTGTCGCGGGCAAACAGCTTGGGAATGATCCTGACGGAGTTCTTCTCGGAGAAGGTTTGGCCAGGAAGCTTGGAGTGAGCCCCGGAGATGATTTGGCTTTTGTTTCCGGTGCCAGTGATGGTTCAGTCGGCAATGGGATTCTGGTTGTAAAAGGTATTTTCAGAACAGGTAATTTTCGAAATGACAATGAATTAATCCTCCTTAACCTTGATTGGTTGCAGGAAACTCTGGTTCTACCTGATACAGTTCATTCTCTGGCCGTAAGCGTACAGAACCCCATGCAGGCCAAGCTGATTGCGGCAAAGCTCCAGAATCTGTTCGGCAATAGATTTGAAGTGCTGGACTGGAGTTCTTTCCTTCCTGAAATCAGGGATGCCATTGCTATCAGCTATGTTACCAATATCATTGTCATGACAATTTTTTATCTGGCTACCGGGCTTGGTATTTTCAACACTTTCTACATGTCGGTCATGGAACGTTCATATGAATTCGGCATCTTGATGGCTTTGGGAACACGGCCTTGGCAGATCAGACTTCTGGTTTTGCTGGAGACATTCTTCATGGGGGTAATTGCTGTGACTCTCGGTGTCGGGCTGGGACTCGGTATAAACATTTATCTGCAGAAAGTAGGTATCGATTTAAGCGGTAGTGTTGAACCGATAACTTATGCCGGAGGTACCATTCTACCAAGAATTCATGCTTCGATTGACTTTTTTTATCAGATTTCGGCTGCACTCTTTTTACTTTTCGTGTGTATTGCAGCAGGTTTTCTCCCCGCGAACAGAGCTGCAAAATTAAATCCTGTTCAGGTGATACGAGGAGATTAG
- a CDS encoding FtsX-like permease family protein has product MNSFQLAWRNLFRHKRRLLLTLIGLSLSLTLVQTFHNFTKGVYSYMVETGVRSGSGHIVICRNNYLETKDSNIFFIPGDLAKKVSAVTGVQSVLPRVELSGLAQSSRESRNIRIAGVDIPKEKAINPFLKEVPKDLFAKPWRKGDALVGKVLMNELQIKPGQKFVVTTQTCKGELVSELFRVKGVLATGIREVDSSLVMISNEKAATMYSVPGATHELAVVLEDNGFVDKVFPVIKDLLHDRNGLMTCSWVKAMPNLYNAIRWDYVSMKFLSMIVLMIMTIGVMNTLLMGVMERIYEFGVLKAIGTSPGQLRTMIMAEALLLGIAAVILGSALTSIATVYLVHYGFDLRLFIPANLEFGGVLFSALLYAQWDVSWMCKFALYLLMLCLLASVYPAVKASNISPVKALRHV; this is encoded by the coding sequence TTGAATTCATTCCAACTGGCATGGCGAAATCTTTTTCGTCATAAAAGACGTCTTCTCCTCACTCTTATCGGATTAAGCTTGAGTCTTACTCTGGTTCAGACATTCCATAACTTTACCAAGGGAGTATACTCCTACATGGTAGAGACCGGAGTCCGCTCAGGAAGCGGGCATATAGTAATATGCCGAAATAATTATCTCGAAACTAAAGATAGTAATATTTTTTTTATTCCCGGAGACCTTGCTAAAAAAGTTTCAGCCGTCACAGGAGTTCAATCAGTACTTCCTAGGGTTGAGCTTTCCGGGCTGGCCCAGTCCAGCAGGGAAAGCAGAAATATTCGGATTGCAGGGGTGGATATACCAAAAGAAAAAGCAATAAACCCTTTTTTAAAGGAAGTACCCAAAGATCTTTTTGCGAAACCGTGGCGTAAGGGAGATGCCCTTGTGGGGAAGGTTCTCATGAATGAGCTGCAGATCAAGCCGGGACAGAAATTCGTTGTCACCACTCAAACATGCAAGGGAGAACTAGTCAGCGAGCTATTCAGGGTTAAAGGTGTTTTGGCTACCGGTATCAGGGAAGTGGATAGTTCATTGGTCATGATCAGCAACGAGAAGGCTGCAACTATGTACTCAGTTCCGGGGGCTACCCATGAATTGGCTGTAGTGCTTGAAGATAACGGATTTGTAGATAAAGTTTTTCCGGTCATAAAAGATTTACTACATGACAGGAACGGATTGATGACCTGCTCATGGGTAAAAGCAATGCCCAATCTCTATAATGCCATACGTTGGGATTATGTAAGCATGAAGTTTCTTTCCATGATTGTTTTGATGATCATGACCATTGGAGTTATGAATACACTTCTTATGGGTGTTATGGAGCGCATTTATGAATTTGGGGTCCTGAAAGCAATTGGAACGTCTCCGGGGCAGCTCAGAACCATGATTATGGCCGAGGCATTGCTTTTGGGAATTGCGGCTGTAATTCTGGGGTCTGCGCTAACCTCAATCGCTACCGTTTATCTGGTACATTACGGTTTTGACCTCCGCTTATTCATTCCGGCTAATCTAGAATTCGGCGGAGTACTCTTTTCTGCACTCCTGTACGCCCAATGGGATGTCTCATGGATGTGCAAATTCGCATTATATCTGCTTATGTTGTGTCTGCTGGCTTCAGTCTATCCCGCAGTCAAAGCTTCAAATATATCACCTGTAAAAGCACTTAGGCATGTATAA
- a CDS encoding BadF/BadG/BcrA/BcrD ATPase family protein, which yields MPVKAALARGIRFTHPNASPCSVISIGSQGFSVLELRSDGQDLYRENSRCSQGTGNFLCQLVERFGLNISEASQKCVSVEEPLVFSGRCPVILKTDMTHLANKGENIENILAGLFDAVCTNVQSLLKPESSPDKIILTGGVTQSARIRRNFTSFSNSRHLSLLENNKYSTHFSEAVGAALVAFEQKPKAPKLEQLFRNESKGTFEKVVPLSKSFEKVKRISDETWIKDDPLCDVVLGFDIGSTGSKALAVNSNTFEPVWEKYINTQGDPITAAQKLVSLFLEETGSKHKVCAVGVTGSGRDLVGSLMGSCYGNEPVVIMNEIAAHAEGALYFDSEVDTIFEIGGQDAKYSRLEDGHIIDAAMNEACSAGTGSFIAEQGGRFDGISNVTEMDKIAMEAEYGVSLGQHCSVFMAEVIADAIAEKVPQPSIIAGLYDSIALNYLNRVKGPRSVGKKIFCQGMPFKSDSLPAAIANRTSRNIIVPPNPGTIGALGIALIAGRQENSSGYDLDMSTFLGAEILTKDTFNCKSNQGCGGSGNKCRIDRIKTVVQNEEKVFLWGGNCSLYEKGTKKKKLPDLTPDPFLERRRLVSSIISSLPQQPERPTVALVEEFGLKSWLPFFCHFFSELGFNVKVYSEEGIASLKLGIENSNVPFCAPMQIYQGIVSKIINTGTEDFFFAPRLRENPRHGTELHACNCPIIQASPDLVYSNKFSQKMKILDPCIDIGIENFQSERFIESVKRLAGQLGETEYQGAFDAGCRAQLSFEESCRNLGRNALEFAKRHDLKAVIVIGRSYTIHNDILNANVPNLLREQGALAIPLDCYPISKEIPVFSEVYWSSSQSCLRAAHQIRRSPGQHAVYCSNYSCGPDSFTLHFFSYIMENKPFTIIETDGHSGDAGTKTRIEAFLYCVSSYIKKSARATNQGLNDFRDTRVAGDPILNVRSTGETLMIPRMGPCAETIAALLNAEGVRAEALALGTKEDLQLARKYTSGKECIPMAITLGSFLTRVLQAKDTDERFAFLLPGANGPCRFGMYNILQNIIFERIGLSEKVRIISPSDEDYFAEVPVDFQLRALACFIATDMLQAALHDVRPVEKIPGETQKIYDRYIAELKEMMVRLGSVGTFNAFRQVWSGCFGLKELLTRAGEEFSKLKDFGKDIPTVAVVGEIYVRLDTFANNDLVLKLEERGLRCVLAPFSEWLVYCTLNERDRCSQKRPLPGDSRLGSFITHTVQRQIIEKLHKAVGSKLGWGPVSPVEELVKAATPYINPALIGEAVLSLGGPLHEFCHDKIIGAVTVGPHECMPNKIVESQFQHVNEDTGLICLALAVNGESLNPELLDRFAFEVHEKHGKNR from the coding sequence TAAAAGCAGCACTGGCACGCGGTATTCGCTTTACCCACCCAAACGCTTCCCCATGCAGCGTAATATCCATAGGAAGTCAGGGGTTTTCTGTGCTGGAATTGCGTAGCGATGGTCAGGATCTTTACCGAGAAAATTCCAGATGTTCGCAGGGGACAGGTAATTTTCTTTGTCAGCTTGTTGAACGATTCGGGTTAAATATATCCGAAGCGAGCCAAAAGTGCGTGAGCGTAGAAGAACCATTGGTATTTTCAGGACGCTGCCCTGTAATTTTAAAAACGGATATGACTCATCTGGCAAACAAGGGTGAAAACATTGAAAACATTCTTGCAGGTCTGTTTGATGCTGTCTGTACGAATGTACAATCCCTGCTCAAGCCCGAAAGTTCTCCCGATAAAATCATTCTTACAGGCGGAGTTACCCAGTCTGCCCGTATCCGGCGTAATTTTACCTCTTTCTCCAATTCCCGCCATCTGTCACTTCTCGAGAATAATAAATATTCCACTCATTTTTCCGAAGCCGTGGGAGCTGCCCTTGTTGCCTTTGAGCAAAAACCTAAAGCTCCAAAACTTGAGCAGCTATTTCGAAATGAAAGTAAAGGGACCTTTGAAAAGGTTGTACCGCTGAGTAAATCTTTTGAGAAGGTTAAACGTATTTCAGATGAAACATGGATAAAAGACGATCCTTTGTGTGACGTTGTTTTAGGTTTCGATATAGGCTCAACCGGCTCCAAGGCCCTTGCGGTAAACAGCAATACGTTTGAGCCTGTATGGGAAAAATATATAAATACTCAGGGCGATCCCATTACCGCAGCTCAGAAACTTGTAAGCCTTTTTTTAGAGGAGACAGGCAGTAAGCATAAAGTTTGTGCTGTCGGCGTTACCGGGTCCGGCAGGGATCTTGTCGGCTCGTTGATGGGAAGTTGTTACGGGAATGAGCCGGTCGTCATCATGAATGAAATTGCCGCTCATGCTGAAGGGGCTCTTTATTTTGATTCTGAAGTCGACACAATTTTTGAAATAGGCGGTCAGGATGCAAAATATTCCAGACTTGAAGACGGTCACATAATTGATGCGGCAATGAATGAAGCCTGCAGTGCCGGGACGGGATCTTTCATAGCTGAACAGGGCGGCAGATTCGATGGAATCAGCAATGTTACCGAAATGGATAAAATTGCCATGGAAGCCGAATACGGGGTTTCCCTCGGGCAACATTGTTCTGTCTTCATGGCCGAGGTCATTGCTGATGCAATTGCTGAAAAAGTGCCCCAGCCTTCAATCATAGCAGGTCTGTATGATTCCATTGCCCTGAACTATCTAAACAGGGTCAAAGGGCCCCGCTCCGTCGGTAAGAAAATATTCTGTCAGGGAATGCCTTTTAAATCTGACTCCCTGCCGGCAGCCATTGCGAACAGAACCTCTCGAAATATTATTGTTCCCCCTAATCCGGGAACAATCGGTGCGCTGGGGATAGCATTAATTGCAGGCAGACAGGAAAATAGCTCAGGTTATGATCTTGATATGAGCACTTTTCTTGGTGCTGAAATTCTGACTAAGGATACATTCAACTGTAAATCAAATCAGGGCTGCGGTGGGAGCGGCAATAAATGCCGAATTGACCGGATTAAAACTGTTGTTCAAAACGAGGAAAAAGTATTTCTATGGGGAGGTAATTGTTCGCTATACGAAAAGGGAACTAAAAAGAAGAAGCTTCCAGACCTCACGCCCGATCCTTTTCTAGAAAGGCGCAGACTGGTATCTTCGATAATTTCTTCACTCCCGCAGCAACCTGAGCGCCCTACAGTTGCTCTGGTTGAGGAATTCGGTTTAAAGAGCTGGCTCCCTTTTTTCTGTCATTTCTTCAGTGAACTTGGATTCAATGTAAAAGTTTATTCTGAAGAAGGAATAGCTTCACTTAAGCTGGGTATTGAAAATAGTAATGTTCCTTTCTGTGCACCAATGCAAATTTATCAGGGAATAGTCTCAAAAATTATTAATACAGGGACCGAAGACTTCTTTTTTGCCCCCAGACTTCGGGAAAATCCTCGGCATGGAACGGAACTTCATGCCTGCAATTGTCCAATAATCCAAGCCAGCCCGGATCTTGTCTATTCAAATAAATTTTCGCAAAAGATGAAAATTTTAGATCCGTGTATTGATATCGGGATAGAAAATTTTCAATCTGAAAGGTTCATTGAATCAGTAAAAAGGCTTGCCGGTCAGCTAGGCGAAACTGAATATCAGGGCGCTTTTGATGCGGGATGCCGGGCTCAATTATCCTTTGAAGAGTCCTGCCGCAATTTAGGTCGTAACGCTTTGGAATTTGCAAAACGGCATGATTTGAAGGCTGTTATTGTTATCGGGCGTAGCTATACAATTCATAACGATATCCTTAATGCCAATGTGCCAAACCTGCTTCGGGAGCAGGGAGCATTGGCAATTCCTTTGGATTGTTATCCCATTAGCAAAGAAATACCCGTATTTTCAGAAGTTTACTGGAGTTCATCCCAAAGTTGCTTACGCGCTGCCCACCAGATTCGCAGAAGCCCGGGCCAACATGCTGTTTACTGCTCAAACTACTCATGTGGTCCTGACAGTTTTACCCTGCATTTCTTCTCATACATAATGGAAAACAAGCCGTTCACCATAATTGAGACAGATGGACATTCCGGCGATGCCGGAACAAAGACCCGTATTGAAGCCTTTCTTTACTGCGTTTCTTCCTACATTAAGAAGTCTGCTCGAGCTACGAATCAGGGATTAAACGATTTTAGAGACACTCGGGTTGCAGGAGATCCTATACTCAACGTCCGCAGTACAGGTGAAACTCTTATGATACCGAGAATGGGACCATGTGCAGAAACAATCGCCGCTCTCCTTAATGCGGAAGGAGTGCGGGCGGAAGCCTTAGCCCTCGGGACAAAAGAGGATTTGCAATTAGCCCGTAAATATACCTCCGGCAAGGAGTGCATCCCGATGGCCATAACACTGGGAAGTTTCCTTACCAGAGTGCTGCAGGCTAAAGATACTGACGAGCGTTTTGCTTTTCTCCTGCCGGGGGCCAACGGTCCCTGTCGTTTTGGTATGTATAATATTCTCCAGAATATTATTTTTGAGCGAATAGGACTTTCAGAAAAAGTTCGTATCATATCTCCATCGGACGAGGACTATTTTGCAGAGGTCCCTGTAGATTTCCAACTGCGCGCACTAGCCTGCTTTATTGCAACGGACATGCTGCAGGCAGCCCTTCATGATGTTCGTCCGGTAGAAAAAATTCCCGGTGAGACTCAAAAGATATATGACAGATACATTGCCGAGTTAAAAGAGATGATGGTACGCCTTGGAAGTGTCGGAACCTTTAATGCTTTCAGGCAGGTCTGGTCGGGATGCTTCGGGCTTAAAGAGCTGCTGACTCGTGCCGGGGAGGAATTTTCAAAGCTCAAAGATTTTGGAAAAGATATTCCGACTGTCGCGGTGGTAGGTGAGATATACGTCCGCCTAGACACCTTTGCAAACAACGACCTTGTTTTAAAGTTGGAAGAACGCGGTCTGCGTTGTGTGCTTGCTCCTTTTTCCGAGTGGCTTGTTTACTGTACCCTCAATGAGAGGGATAGATGCAGTCAAAAACGTCCGTTACCCGGCGATAGTAGACTAGGTTCCTTTATAACTCATACAGTTCAACGACAAATTATTGAAAAATTGCATAAAGCCGTAGGGTCAAAGCTGGGATGGGGGCCTGTATCCCCTGTGGAGGAGCTTGTTAAGGCTGCAACTCCTTACATCAATCCGGCGCTTATAGGTGAGGCTGTTTTGAGTCTTGGCGGCCCGCTTCATGAGTTCTGTCACGATAAAATTATTGGTGCGGTGACTGTTGGACCACATGAATGCATGCCGAATAAAATTGTTGAATCACAGTTTCAGCATGTAAATGAAGATACTGGATTGATATGCCTTGCTTTAGCCGTGAACGGCGAATCCTTAAACCCTGAATTGTTAGACCGTTTTGCTTTTGAGGTACATGAAAAACATGGAAAAAATCGATAA
- a CDS encoding ABC transporter ATP-binding protein — protein sequence MSLIEIKNLSKTYMLGEQRVYAISNLDLEIKKAEFTVLAGPSGSGKTTLLNLMGGLDQPTHGTINVDGYSIDQARPKDLARFRLKSIGFIFQDHNLIPVLTAAENAEYVLLLQKVPKKERRAIVDSVFHELGLDGLQNRMPKELSGGQQQRVAIARALAPKPTLILADEPTASLDSKTSSDLLELLLDLNNQKGISIVASSHDPMVMDYSKRTILLQDGRLKSSDSHD from the coding sequence GTGAGCCTGATAGAAATTAAAAATTTATCAAAAACATATATGCTTGGTGAACAGCGGGTCTATGCGATTTCCAATCTGGACCTTGAGATTAAAAAAGCAGAATTTACTGTTCTCGCGGGTCCATCAGGTAGCGGCAAGACAACATTATTGAATTTGATGGGAGGACTTGATCAGCCAACACATGGAACTATCAACGTGGACGGATACAGCATTGATCAAGCCAGACCTAAGGATCTTGCAAGATTTCGTTTAAAATCTATTGGTTTTATATTTCAGGATCATAACCTGATCCCTGTCCTGACTGCTGCCGAAAATGCCGAGTATGTTTTATTGTTGCAAAAAGTCCCTAAGAAGGAACGGCGGGCAATTGTGGATTCTGTGTTTCATGAGCTGGGATTAGACGGTTTGCAGAACAGAATGCCTAAAGAGTTATCAGGGGGGCAACAACAAAGAGTCGCTATCGCACGGGCTTTGGCTCCTAAGCCGACATTGATTCTTGCCGACGAACCAACTGCCAGTCTTGACTCAAAAACCAGTTCCGACCTGCTTGAATTGTTGCTTGACCTGAACAACCAAAAAGGAATTTCTATCGTCGCCAGCTCACATGACCCAATGGTTATGGATTACTCAAAGCGTACTATTCTTTTGCAGGATGGACGACTTAAGAGCAGTGACTCTCATGATTGA
- a CDS encoding outer membrane lipoprotein-sorting protein: protein MEKIDKLLLAIFLFVALFSAFPKSAFALDLQTVIRNVEEQYNGDSSYVEAIMKIKTGNWDRTIAIKGWSLGRSFSLTKILKPKKEKGIATLKANKEVWNYLPRIDRVIKIPPSMMGAPWMGSHISNDDLVKANHVDLDYNLSLIEETPKLWRIKCIPKPDAPVVWGKIIYTILKKDYVPLVIEYFDEEMLKVRTISFDDVQVMDGHILPLRMTVQPEDKPGEQTVLTYTMIDFDISIQEDFFSLCKLKKMRTYKSHLGRNRE, encoded by the coding sequence ATGGAAAAAATCGATAAGTTACTACTCGCCATATTTTTGTTTGTTGCGCTATTCAGCGCGTTTCCTAAATCTGCTTTTGCTCTTGATTTGCAGACGGTGATTCGTAATGTGGAAGAGCAATACAACGGCGACTCGTCTTATGTGGAAGCAATTATGAAGATAAAAACCGGTAACTGGGACCGGACAATCGCAATTAAGGGCTGGTCCCTTGGACGTAGTTTCAGCCTGACTAAAATTCTCAAACCCAAAAAAGAAAAAGGAATAGCGACTCTCAAAGCGAATAAAGAGGTCTGGAATTATCTGCCGCGCATTGACCGGGTGATAAAAATACCGCCTTCCATGATGGGAGCACCGTGGATGGGAAGTCATATTTCAAATGATGATCTCGTCAAAGCTAATCATGTTGACTTGGACTATAATTTAAGCCTCATCGAAGAAACACCGAAACTATGGCGGATTAAATGTATACCCAAACCGGATGCTCCGGTGGTCTGGGGCAAAATTATATATACAATTTTAAAAAAGGATTATGTTCCGCTGGTTATAGAATATTTTGATGAAGAGATGCTTAAGGTACGAACTATTTCGTTTGATGATGTTCAGGTGATGGATGGGCATATCCTCCCTTTGCGAATGACCGTCCAACCGGAAGACAAGCCCGGTGAGCAAACTGTACTTACTTATACCATGATTGATTTCGATATTTCGATACAGGAAGATTTCTTCTCACTGTGTAAATTAAAAAAGATGCGCACATATAAAAGCCATCTTGGCAGAAACCGGGAATAA